Proteins encoded in a region of the Salvelinus fontinalis isolate EN_2023a chromosome 17, ASM2944872v1, whole genome shotgun sequence genome:
- the LOC129814056 gene encoding suppressor of cytokine signaling 6-like, translating to MKKISLKTIRKSFNLKGKEEGEDVVPQPNSATNFSTDSKFGKCYSKELVCNDFDHEEKKGRKNGSKSESLMGSLKRRLSAKQKSKIKESSTSVTCEDDTFSCSSAPIFFNDVKSQHHLRSSSHHYSPTPWALRAANSEETCLRMDGKVKAMIHSSDPSPSLYGIQKEFPDPQMDRPFQDSSESTEPQNCDLHLDIDVENVPAIIGLSPQNYIHYAMPLDDDLEKGLDNSSPIDEVPQPEGFPLHAAEDPIDQEELMSPDIFMDPSVNRLLYQSAGVLIPDSRIDSPLSPLLPQLPGSHIRRSFQVYGGSSHSHGAERVMHHLNFDPNSAPGVGRVYDAVQHSGPMIVTSLTVELKKLAKQGWYWGPITRWEAEEKLASLPDGSFLVRDSSDDRYLLSLSFRSQGKTLHTRIEHSNGSFSFYEQPDVEGHISIVELIEHSIRDSESGAFCYSRSRTPGTATYPVRLTNPISRFMQVRSMQYLCRFVIRQYTRIDLIQKLPLPNKMKDYLQEKHY from the coding sequence ATGAAGAAAATTAGTCTGAAAACAATACGAAAGTCATTCAACCTAAAAGgcaaagaggagggagaggatgttGTACCACAGCCAAATTCAGCTACCAACTTTTCAACAGATTCGAAGTTTGGAAAATGTTACAGCAAAGAACTTGTTTGTAACGACTTTGATCATGAGGAGAAGAAAGGCCGTAAGAACGGCTCAAAAAGTGAGAGTCTTATGGGATCACTGAAAAGGAGGCTTTCGGCAAAacagaaaagtaaaataaaagaaaGTTCCACATCCGTAACCTGTGAAGATGACACATTCTCGTGCTCCTCAGCACCCATTTTCTTTAACGACGTAAAATCACAGCACCATCTAAGATCTAGTAGTCACCATTATAGCCCCACACCATGGGCCCTCAGGGCAGCAAATTCTGAGGAAACATGCCTTAGAATGGATGGgaaagtgaaagctatgatacaCTCATCAGACCCAAGCCCATCTCTGTATGGCATTCAGAAAGAATTCCCTGACCCCCAGATGGATAGGCCTTTTCAGGATTCATCTGAGAGCACTGAGCCTCAGAATTGTGATTTGCATCTAGATATTGATGTTGAAAATGTGCCTGCGATCATTGGACTATCACCTCAGAACTATATTCACTATGCAATGCCTTTAGATGATGACCTTGAAAAAGGCTTGGATAATTCCTCTCCAATAGATGAGGTGCCTCAGCCCGAGGGCTTCCCTCTTCATGCAGCGGAAGACCCCATTGACCAGGAGGAGCTGATGTCACCAGACATATTCATGGACCCATCAGTGAATAGACTGCTCTATCAATCTGCAGGTGTCTTGATTCCAGACTCTAGAATagattctcctctctcccctttgcTACCTCAGCTACCTGGCAGTCACATCCGAAGGAGTTTCCAAGTATATGGTGGTTCTTCTCACTCGCATGGTGCAGAGAGAGTGATGCACCATCTCAACTTTGACCCCAATTCAGCCCCTGGTGTTGGCAGGGTTTATGATGCTGTTCAGCACAGCGGGCCCATGATTGTAACCAGCCTTACAGTAGAGCTAAAGAAACTGGCCAAGCAGGGTTGGTACTGGGGTCCTATAACGCGTTGGGAAGCTGAGGAAAAACTTGCTAGCCTACCAGATGGGTCATTCTTGGTGCGAGACAGCTCAGATGATCGTTATCTTTTGAGCTTGAGCTTTCGTTCACAGGGTAAGACCCTCCACACCAGGATCGAACACTCCAATGGCAGTTTCAGTTTCTACGAACAGCCAGATGTGGAGGGTCACATATCAATAGTGGAACTCATTGAACATTCCATCAGAGATTCTGAGAGTGGAGCCTTCTGCTATTCACGATCTCGTACACCAGGGACTGCCACGTATCCTGTCAGACTGACAAACCCTATCTCAAGGTTTATGCAGGTGCGTTCCATGCAGTACCTCTGTCGGTTTGTCATCCGTCAGTACACACGGATCGATCTTATCCAGAAATTGCCTTTGCCAAACAAGATGAAAGATTACTTGCAGGAAAAGCACTACTGA